In the Populus trichocarpa isolate Nisqually-1 chromosome 1, P.trichocarpa_v4.1, whole genome shotgun sequence genome, GCACGCAGAAGCACACAGACATGCAATTCGTTATGCAAGAGGGAAGggggagatagagagagagagttctcACGTATACATTGCAACGAAAATCTCTGGCACCATTCCTGCCAATGATCCCAAGAAGTAAGGCCCATACTTAACATTTGTTGCAACAGCACAGTAATTATACAGAATATATGGAAATGGAGAAATCCTGATCAGAGCCACAGCTCGAAACTGATGAAACCAGTTTCCTTCACCAGCTGCTCTCAAAATAGCAGCTCTCTTTGGATATTTGTCAAACCACCCCTGTGCCAagtaatttagaataaaattaggCAAACAtagaagtaagaaaaaaaaaagaagaagctataattaattatgaacaaATATTGGCACAAGGTTCATACTCTGATTTTATGAAGGAACAAAGAGCCAATGAAATATGGAAGTGACACACCCACAGCCGCTGCAGTTATTATTAATAGAAATCCAAACCCGTAACCAAATGTCATCCCAGCCACCCACATAGAAGGAGACGATGGTAGAAGTAGAGTTGGTAACAATGCCACAGAGGCAAAGAGCAGAACCACTAGTACTGGAGTGCTAAAAGTCGTTGTCTCCCAATTTATGATAGGGATTATCTCCTGAAAAAATTCATTTGTCAGATAgggaacaaattaaaatatgtttaaatatCCAATAACCACAATGCACTTCTAGAAACTCCAGCTGGTATAGAGCAGTAATATCATATCCTACGGTAAGTTTTTAGTGGGATTAGTTACAAAGAGAGTACTGCAGAGCACCAATTTGGAATCCAATTAGAGGAAACGAGGTATCAGAAAAGAAACATCTACAAGATTACAAAGAGTAGATCATGTTCTAAAGCAGTATGGCCTCCATGCTCAGAAAGAAAATCAGATGCATGAAACACTTCACAAGACTCCGACTTGTAAACAATTCTCAACCTGAGCATATATACACATTTGTGATGAGACAAATGTTCTCAACCTGAGCTATAAACAGTTAAACATAACAGAGTACATGGCAATCTatctcataaaatatattttaagggaCAACACAAACCCGTATCACAAAGCATAAAACCACAACAACACCTCCAATAGCATGACAATGTAATAAAACTCCGAATGAAAAACACACtacattacaaaatatatcaaaactcaCAAGCAAAACCTGCcaatttatggaaaaaaaataccagtGAAACCACAGAAACATGTAATTGGAAGCATcagttcaaaataaataaacccgAACCACATATATACATTAGCAAaactacaaaaacatcaaaattcagATACAAAATCAACCTTGCCCGTAAGAAATTAACAGCCCATTTAAGAAAAAGCGCCAATAGATAACCCTAAGGCAAGCAAATCCCAATCCACCAAAACCCcataacagaaaaaacaaaactgtgaGCTGAAACAAcagaaaacacaattaaaaccAGAATAGCATAAACTTCCTGATCAAAACTAACCTTATCCATCAGAAAGGGGCCAACCCACTCGACACAAGCAGCAGCCAATAACCCAAAAAACGTAAAAGTCACAGCCAACTTAACCCAATACCAGAACACAGACCCTCCAAGCCCCCAACAACAACCAAAATGATTACACCTTTCACCAGCCCCATTCTCGTCTCTCAAGTTCACATAATCCCCTTTGCTGTTATCATCAATTTTATCACCCTCCATTCTCATCCTTACATCTAGCACCACACTGTCATCCTCATAATAAGTCATTGAATTGGAAACCCTAAGAACTGATAAAGTTTGAAATTTTCTGTATGGTTTCTGAGATAAAGGAGGGAGAGAGTTTTTCAGGCGATGATCATAATAATTTGTAGAAGAAGAATATAACAAGGGAATAATAATCTATGAAGCATTTAAAAAGGATACCACACACTGCCACGGGTTTTTGTGTCTTTTTACTTCTTAGGGACCCTTTGCCTTGTACCTTGATATTTTAGTAACTTTAATCCTTCCGTTAGGCTAAGAGGAACCTATACTTTGCAGACTGATTAAAATCACACCCTTTACCTTCAATCATGTCAAATCAACCCCTCTGATTCCAAGTAAGAACAATTTTTAGCTCAAATCTCCTCGTAGGGCTGCGTGGaagtaattaaattcaatttctcaTTGAAATTAGAGGACCAtaactatttatttgataaatcatAAAACGTAGGGTGATCGCGCATGGCTTTTTAGTCCTTTCCTTGGTTTAGTAACTTTGTCGTTacattttttgcttcttttggtGTCTGAATTTACAATCCAGCCATTACAACGCTGTCGTTTGAGGTTGTTTGATTACAGTTGTGGTAAATGCAGGACCTGGCCGAAGAGGACCGCTGTCGTTGGGGGAATCCGTTAAGGTACGTGGCGTGATGTGATTGGATGCCTTGATGACATGGAGTGCGggtgttgatttatttttatttttgtcgtGGCCTCACCGTCAAGGGAGTCCATGTTAAGACGCTGAGTTGGTGACCGAGTTTCCGTGTTCATTGACTCGGTTGGGGTTTTTGCTATCCAGCTAAGGTACAGCAGGAAGTGATATTTTTTTCGTAAGTGTTTGGTCTTGGTCGACGCGTGTGGTGAGAAAAGGACAGGCATTCGGTagctgtttatttttgttgatgaaaCCGTATTcggtgattttttatttttatttaaaaaaaattattttttttatttttaaattattttaataagttagtataaaaattaatttaaaaaaattataaaaaaaattatttttatatatttttaaacaaaaaatacttttaaaaacaacaactaacTTTAAACCATATCTGTACtttaaacaatatctaaatataaTGTATCATAAGCTCAAAAACTAGGTTATGAAGTAGTtgtatgtgttattttttttaataatttatttaatatataaaatattatcattaaaagcaagttttatattcttttcttgtttttttataccaGGTtgtacaggaaaaaaaaaagctaccaAACTCAATCATATTACATTCCTAAACACGCTAGGGATCTTAGGTGCGTTAATTTGGGAGTCCATGGAATGGAATGAAACTATCcgtgaataaaaatatatttgttttttattttatttattttaaaaaaatattttatttacttttttatgtttttaattgttttaacatgttgatattaaaaataattttttataaaaatattttaatacattattaaataaaaaatattttaaaaaataactgctaatataattttaaacatcaacccctcctaaaaaaaatgaaaaaaagaagtattCTCAATCTTGAATCTaattttacataataaaaatatttatttctctaaTTAAGTTTTCGGATGTTGATTAACATCGGAAATTGCATATCTAtgagaattgtttttcttagatCTAAACCTAAgatgataatataaaacaataaaatcatttagCACCAACCCGAGACCAGAAAAACACTAATCGAGCCCTTTGATCTACATTAGCTAAAGCATTGGGAATTTATTCTTTGCTTCTTGAATGACTTCAATTGAGTGGAGAAAGAAGGAGGTACCGATTTCATTTATTGAGAAAACTTGCATTCCAAGAGATGACAGAATCCTGCGCTGTATCAAAATCCCTCGTCGAAAACTATCTAGATGGTGatccattgataaaaatttggaactaagaggtttgctttctctgtggtctcaggttcgagccctatagttgctcatatgatggctactggaggcttatatgatcgttaacttcagggcccgtgggattagtcaaggtacacgcaagctggcccggatacccatattaaaaaaaaaaaaaaacactcgtCGAAAGATTCATCAAATCATTGAGAAGCGTAGGTTTCTTTTCTCTGTATAACatatgtgtgtgtctatatatatatatatatatatatatatatatatatatattccaattCATACACGGTGAAACACCTGACAGGGGAGCAAGGCATCCAAACAACTTGAGTCGCCCCACTTGCATCAGCAAAAACCTacagaaaaaagagaaattatacCCCTGAATCCTGATCCAATTCAATCTTAACAGGAAGATAAGGaatacaattgtttttaatattttattcagaGTTAGGTTAGTAATTTCATCTTCTTAACCAATCTAAATCGTCTCGTCCTAATCAttcttcttgctttctttttccctgccatctctctctgttttccAGACCCGTAATTATGGTGACATGCCTCACAGTCTCTCTTTCTATTTAAATTATCTGGtataatctttattattaatcatcccttctttttctttgtaagtATTGATACGGGTTTATTGGAATTtataatgtatttctaaaatgtttttaattgaaaaaaaaaagtttaaaagagtctttttgttttttttaatgtaaggaGTAAGGACTCAACTTTTCAAACACCCGAATTGGCTGACAAGTCTATTAGTAGGGCCGTGTTTGAttgcaggaaagtgaattcctggaattcattttcctgcTTTTCCCATGTTTGGCAGCAATATAAGAAAATGGTCAAAGGAAACTGAATTccagtcaaattaaaaaaagtaactttacgaaaggaaagtgttttccttttgttaaagaaaggaaaacactttccttccGTTCATTTTCTGCTTTCTGCAATATTCCTCTCTTTATCAGCCGTCACCGATAACTGACACAGCCCAATCTTAAACTGCACATCGCATTAGATCACACagcaagcaaaaaaagaaaagaaaagaaaaatcaattacaggagtatgaaaatcaaaaaatgaatcaaaaaatcGTGCCTTGGTGACAGGAGGAACGGGTAAGGGAAGAGCGGGAGGGGCTCTGGCTTGCTCGGGCATGAAAGAAGCCATTATTGGAGTGTGGATTTGGGATTTCTGGTTGTGAGTGCTGTTGTTACGTGGTAGGAGAGAAGGGAAgtgggtgtttgattttgagcGGAAAAGGAAAGAGGGCAAGCGAGATCAAGGGGAATGATTTAGATGGAGCTTCAGGCTCAGATTTTTTGAGCTCAAGagtgttgttgttgatgatattGTTGTGACAGAGAGAGGCAAAACAgtggggggggagggggggcgaTTTCTATTAACATGGAAGAGAAGTGTAGTGGCAGGAGATGGGGCTGGAAATCAATACATCCGgggggaggaagaagaaacaaaaatcaggCCAGAGGGGGGAAAGGTTCCAGCGGCGGTTCTGGCTGGAGAAAAAGGAGCGGCCGAGAGGGAGAGAGGCAGAGGGGAAGTCCTTGTGGGGGGAGCTGTTTGGGTTCCTTCTGTGTTTTGGCCAAAGAGTGAGCAGAGACGGTGGGGGGAGTGTTGGCTTTTTGAGTGAGGGAGAGGAAGACTTGCCCGgctgaaggaagaagaaactgAAAATTAGGACCCCCTTCAGCCAGGGGTTTCTCTGGTTTTGGTCCCCAAGGCCAAAAGTGGGGGAAGGTGGTGGCTTGTCTTCCAGGGGAAGGAAGAGGGACAGGAGACCGTGGGTCTCTGCCCACTGCTgtggggaagaagaaaatggttGCCTTCCATTGGGAGGGGAATGAGAACAGTGAAATTGTTGGGGGGGGATGGGAGCAGGGGAATTGGGGGAACTGGGACCGAGAGGGGAGGGGAATGGGAACAATGAATTGTTGAAGGGAAAATGTATAATGAATAACACGGGGAATGGGAGGGGAATGGAACAGTCCAATTGGAAAATTATACAAACCGGTTATAACAGGGGAAATGAGGAATGAATATAACAGGAAAAATAGAGAATTATTGTCCGCTTCTTTCAGCATAATTTTTTGTAGaaaactaatttggctttcttcatatgaaaaaaaaaacttattttaagcttttataattgaaaaaaatatattaataggcTTTTTTGTAGAAATATTTCATAAGCTTATGTATGAAtataggatataataaaaaaaatcatcattatactttttagatttcattttttttttgtaagtgattaaatattttatatatattagataaacttgaaaaaaaaattaattcattattaaattattttccagttcattttccataacataaccaaacactggaaagtgttttccagtttattttccataacactaccaaacattggaaaatactttcccggaattcactttccaggaattcactttccccggaattcactttcccaaaggaattcactttcctgcaaacaaacggggcctagataacaatctttttttttttttttttagaatggatAAATGACTGATTGTTTGTTTATGTAGGGGTGTTTGAGATTGTGTTAGCGGTtgcagtttaaaatattttttggtttagaaatgcatcaaaataatatttttttatttttaaaaaattatttttaagatcagcatattaaaacgatctgaaaatataaaaaaaaatttaaca is a window encoding:
- the LOC7490937 gene encoding uncharacterized protein LOC7490937; this translates as MTYYEDDSVVLDVRMRMEGDKIDDNSKGDYVNLRDENGAGERCNHFGCCWGLGGSVFWYWVKLAVTFTFFGLLAAACVEWVGPFLMDKEIIPIINWETTTFSTPVLVVLLFASVALLPTLLLPSSPSMWVAGMTFGYGFGFLLIITAAAVGVSLPYFIGSLFLHKIRGWFDKYPKRAAILRAAGEGNWFHQFRAVALIRISPFPYILYNYCAVATNVKYGPYFLGSLAGMVPEIFVAMYTGIVIRTLADASNDRHALSAQQIVFTVFGFCATVVATIIITVYAKRQLKVMQDEPLLA